The Coffea arabica cultivar ET-39 chromosome 1e, Coffea Arabica ET-39 HiFi, whole genome shotgun sequence genome has a window encoding:
- the LOC113735790 gene encoding peptidyl-prolyl cis-trans isomerase CYP21-4-like: MARIKPQALLQQTKKKKGPSRVSVPTILLYALLLFVMLFFLFATYRHWSRRSLVHLQDTVSVEEGHSVLADPKKSAIPRYAVIQTTKGSLSVELFKEGSPEVVDEFIESCKKGHFKGMQFNRVIKNFVIQGGDVERSGATEDWTARGKHYSQLDTSLKHEAFMLGTSKTRHDGGGFDLIITTAPIPDLNQKINIFGRVVKGEDIVQEIEEVDTDELYRPKTRIEITEVNLKQNI; encoded by the exons ATGGCGAGGATCAAGCCTCAAGCTCTCCTCCAGCAAACCAAAAAGAAGAAGGGTCCGAGCAGGGTCAGTGTCCCTACCATTCTCCTCTACGCGCTCCTTCTTTTTGTCAtgctctttttcctttttgccaCCTACAGACATTGGTCTCGCAG ATCGCTGGTTCATTTGCAAGATACCGTATCAGTTGAGGAG GGTCATAGTGTTTTAGCTGATCCAAAAAAATCTGCTATTCCTAGATATGCG GTCATACAAACTACAAAGGGCTCACTGAGTGTGGAACTTTTCAAGGAAGGTTCTCCTGAAGTTGTTGATGAATTTATCGAATCATG TAAGAAGGGGCACTTTAAGGGGATGCAGTTTAATCGTGTAATAAAGAACTTTGTTATTCAAGGAGGTGATGTCGAAAGGTCTGGAGCTACAGAAGATTGGACTGCGAGAGGAAAACATTACAGTCAACTTGACACAAG TCTAAAGCATGAAGCTTTTATGCTTGGAACTTCTAAGACAAGACATGATGGTGGAGGATTTGATCTTATCATTACTACTGCTCCGATCCCAGATCTAAATCAGAAGATTAATATATTTGGACGTGTTGTCAAAGGGGAAGATATTGTTCAG GAAATTGAAGAGGTGGATACAGATGAGCTCTATCGACCCAAAACCAGGATAGAGATAACTGAAGTGAATCTGAAACAAAATATTTGA
- the LOC113735784 gene encoding pentatricopeptide repeat-containing protein At1g02370, mitochondrial-like, producing MMLKNAGLGQRKCAGIAAEALTRGVSTAVNVEKETTQQPGRERNLYKRLSALGAKKGLVGATINEYLREGRVPHKQELMRCIKELRRFGRHHQALETMEWMDTRNVKLSHRDHATRLDLICKTQGIDAAEDYFNGLPPSAKNQFTYGALLNCYCVEKMKDKALDLFDEMHQMQIAPSSLAFNNVMSLYMRLGQPEKVPPLVDEMKKRKIPLSTFTYNIFMHSYSCLDDIEGVERVFEEIMQEGGKRYDWTTFSNLAVAYVNAGLNEKAVLALKKVEQEMGPRNREAFHYLLSLYARTGNIGEVHRIWKSLRSSLPTVTNLSYLTMLQALNKLNDVHGLQNCFQEWESTCSSYDIRLANLAIGAYLRHDMAEDAESVFHSALKRSSGPFFVAREMLMMYYLKNRNIRLALQCMEAAISELDGSEWQPKSDSICKFLTVCEEEKDVDSAEEFCKYLKKVNCLNHRGYKSLLQTYVAAAKTAPYMRTRIEGDGIEICSELENLLQNVSPE from the exons GGAGACGACGCAGCAGCCGGGAAGAGAGAGGAACCTTTACAAAAGGTTGTCGGCATTGGGAGCGAAGAAAGGGTTGGTGGGAGCGACGATAAATGAGTACCTGAGAGAGGGGAGAGTGCCCCACAAACAGGAGCTCATGAGATGTATCAAGGAACTTCGTCGTTTTGGAAGACACCACCAAGCCCTTGAG ACAATGGAATGGATGGACACAAGGAACGTGAAGCTTTCACACCGTGACCATGCCACCCGCTTGGATCTTATATGTAAAACCCAGGGAATAGATGCCGCCGAAGACTACTTCAATGGCCTTCCACCTTCTGCTAAGAACCAATTCACTTATGGAGCTCTCTTGAACTGCTATTGTGTTGAAAAGATGAAAGACAAGGCATTGGATCTCTTTGACGAGATGCATCAGATGCAAATTGCTCCCTCCTCACTGGCTTTCAACAACGTTATGTCCTTGTATATGAGATTAGGACAGCCCGAGAAGGTGCCACCCCTTGTAGACGaaatgaagaaaaggaagatacCTCTCTCCACCTTTACTTACAATATTTTCATGCATAGTTATTCGTGCTTAGATGATATTGAGGGAGTGGAAAGAGTTTTTGAGGAGATTATGCAGGAGGGTGGGAAAAGGTATGATTGGACTACTTTTAGTAATTTGGCTGTTGCCTATGTCAATGCTGGACTTAATGAAAAAGCTGTGCTCGCTTTAAAAAAGGTAGAGCAAGAAATGGGACCTCGCAACCGTGAGGCATTTCATTATCTGCTAAGCTTGTATGCCAGAACTGGTAATATTGGTGAGGTCCATCGCATTTGGAAGTCCTTGAGATCAAGTCTGCCTACAGTTACAAATCTGAGCTATCTTACCATGCTTCAGGCTCTGAATAAACTGAACGACGTCCACGGACTGCAGAATTGCTTCCAGGAATGGGAATCAACATGCTCTAGTTATGACATTAGGTTGGCTAACCTTGCTATCGGTGCCTATCTCCGACATGATATGGCAGAGGATGCTGAATCCGTGTTCCATTCTGCGCTAAAGAGGTCGAGTGGACCTTTCTTTGTTGCCCGGGAAATGCTAATGATGTACTATTTGAAAAACCGCAATATCAGGCTGGCGCTGCAGTGCATGGAAGCTGCTATTTCTGAGCTCGATGGCTCTGAATGGCAACCAAAATCTGATAGCATATGTAAATTTCTCACTGTttgtgaagaagaaaaagatgttGATAGTGCCGAGGAATTCTGCAAATACTTAAAGAAGGTAAATTGTCTAAATCACAGAGGCTACAAGTCATTGCTTCAGACTTATGTTGCTGCTGCAAAAACAGCACCCTATATGCGCACAAGAATTGAGGGAGATGGAATTGAAATATGCTCCGAACTGGAAAACCTGCTACAAAATGTTTCTCCTGAATAG